From one Neorhizobium galegae genomic stretch:
- a CDS encoding LysR family transcriptional regulator, with protein sequence MLDMTQVRSFVVLASELNFSRAARRLNITQPPLSRQIKLLEQELDVTLLERTSRRVALTPAGMIFLVEAQKLIEQGNTATTAARRAARGSAGSVRIAFVGAATYSFLPKFISAARTTAPQIELELVQMETAEQLQSINAGRIDLGLSRPLIGSHYLESVCVALEPMMLAIPRAHPLAANRRPALNMLDGEPFIMFSAQARYLHEKLARLLAEARITPRIVQHMTHSQAILSLVSAGIGLAIVPGETRTACFDSVVFRPIDLREECIAELHAIWRPDNRNRLLQDIRNVAVRTGTHDGHLAGKNL encoded by the coding sequence ATGCTGGATATGACGCAGGTCAGATCGTTTGTCGTGCTGGCGTCAGAGTTGAATTTCAGCCGTGCCGCCCGACGCTTGAATATCACGCAGCCGCCCCTCAGCCGGCAGATCAAGCTCTTGGAGCAGGAACTGGACGTCACGCTGTTGGAAAGGACTAGCCGGCGGGTCGCTCTGACTCCTGCCGGCATGATATTCTTGGTGGAAGCCCAAAAGTTGATCGAGCAGGGTAATACGGCCACAACAGCGGCGCGGCGAGCGGCACGCGGCAGCGCTGGATCGGTGAGAATCGCATTTGTGGGAGCAGCAACCTATAGTTTTTTGCCAAAATTCATCAGTGCCGCACGCACCACCGCCCCTCAGATCGAGCTAGAATTGGTGCAGATGGAGACGGCGGAACAACTCCAGTCGATCAACGCCGGCCGTATCGATCTGGGCTTGTCGCGCCCGTTAATAGGTTCGCATTATCTCGAAAGCGTCTGCGTGGCGCTCGAACCGATGATGCTTGCGATACCCCGGGCTCATCCCCTAGCCGCCAATCGCCGTCCCGCGCTGAACATGCTCGACGGCGAGCCCTTCATCATGTTTTCCGCCCAGGCGCGATATTTGCACGAAAAGCTGGCCAGGCTACTGGCCGAAGCCCGGATTACCCCACGCATTGTGCAGCACATGACGCATTCACAGGCCATTCTGTCACTGGTGAGCGCTGGCATAGGTTTGGCAATCGTGCCAGGCGAGACCCGGACCGCTTGCTTCGATAGTGTCGTATTTCGCCCGATCGATCTCCGCGAAGAATGCATAGCCGAACTCCACGCCATCTGGAGACCGGACAATCGCAATCGCTTGCTGCAAGACATCCGCAACGTAGCAGTGCGAACGGGAACCCATGACGGTCATCTCGCCGGAAAGAACCTTTGA
- a CDS encoding DUF2282 domain-containing protein, translating into MNHSTLTLALAGSLASAIASVSFAAPLAPEKMVGNEKCYGIALKGQNDCAAGAGTTCAGTSTVDYQGNAWKAVPTGTCTSMNVNGHKGMLEPMKG; encoded by the coding sequence ATGAACCATTCCACGCTCACCCTCGCCCTCGCCGGCTCGCTCGCATCGGCAATCGCATCCGTTTCCTTCGCCGCACCGCTGGCGCCGGAAAAGATGGTCGGCAACGAGAAATGCTATGGCATCGCACTGAAGGGTCAGAACGATTGCGCCGCCGGCGCCGGCACCACCTGCGCAGGCACCTCGACGGTCGACTATCAGGGCAATGCCTGGAAGGCCGTCCCCACGGGCACCTGCACCTCGATGAATGTCAATGGCCATAAAGGCATGCTGGAGCCCATGAAGGGTTGA